A part of Candidatus Stoquefichus sp. SB1 genomic DNA contains:
- a CDS encoding DUF6339 family protein: MSEINIKFMADDTLETLRANIRSTTQKIIDNPDDSDWINNETVNDTYVTKKYKIEDFDLEIPNDENDKETDIKNSIKLYESLKHLPNYVLADERFWLWLMFDKTYKTCQILMPIKDAESSVFKDHWLFSGGNRRGIFFGVLSRCYFRVAMTVDETLADPYELSKFVIKFPERFRVYSWRAISSQKHIMLGILKAEKAVVDKYGEEREVRSIYKELVKDISKLGSVKLIDAMSEQEIQEFVYKKYCERLDILIEDENKRKYIKALNFMEKRTLSNLQKATDIFQSLENYEDSQEQLNICNKIIKELSKPKKRKLFSRLRN; this comes from the coding sequence ATGAGTGAAATAAATATAAAATTTATGGCAGATGACACTCTAGAAACATTGAGAGCAAATATCAGAAGTACTACCCAAAAGATTATTGATAATCCAGATGATTCTGATTGGATAAATAATGAAACTGTTAATGATACTTACGTAACAAAAAAATATAAGATTGAAGATTTCGATTTGGAAATTCCAAATGATGAAAATGATAAAGAAACAGATATAAAAAACTCAATCAAATTATATGAATCTTTAAAACATTTACCTAACTATGTTTTGGCAGATGAGAGATTTTGGTTATGGCTAATGTTTGATAAAACATATAAAACTTGTCAAATACTAATGCCTATTAAAGATGCTGAATCTTCTGTGTTTAAAGATCACTGGTTATTTAGTGGAGGAAATAGGCGAGGTATATTTTTTGGGGTTTTATCTAGATGTTATTTTAGAGTTGCAATGACTGTGGATGAAACTTTAGCAGATCCTTATGAATTAAGTAAATTTGTTATTAAATTTCCTGAAAGATTTAGAGTCTATTCATGGAGGGCAATTTCTAGTCAAAAACATATTATGTTAGGCATTTTGAAAGCAGAGAAGGCGGTTGTAGATAAATATGGAGAAGAAAGAGAAGTAAGATCAATTTATAAGGAATTGGTCAAAGATATTTCTAAACTTGGAAGTGTAAAATTAATAGATGCAATGAGTGAACAAGAAATACAGGAATTTGTATATAAGAAATATTGTGAAAGACTTGATATTCTTATAGAAGATGAAAATAAAAGAAAATACATTAAAGCATTAAACTTTATGGAAAAAAGGACGTTAAGTAATCTACAAAAAGCAACAGATATATTTCAATCGTTAGAAAATTATGAGGATAGTCAAGAACAATTGAATATTTGTAATAAAATAATAAAGGAATTATCTAAACCAAAAAAAAGAAAGTTGTTTTCAAGATTAAGGAATTAA
- a CDS encoding DNA adenine methylase: MNTLLKWAGGKKQLFKEIENRLPDEYNNYIEPFFGGGAVFFKLCPSHAIINDMNVELINCYNQVKNNLDLVIKELDKIQSEHNLVSDHDEYYYSIRDLFNKRRFSVELNYEDAAMMIYLNKAGFNGMYRENKKGLFNIPSGKKEFVTLYVKDNLIECSKQLKKARIFQGDFEQVCLMAKEGDFVFIDSPYYDTFDTYQAGGFSEDDHRRLANVYRILTQRGVKCMLTNSDKDFIKNLYKEYNIDVVTVTRMIGFRKERKKENEIIVTNY; encoded by the coding sequence TTGAATACATTATTAAAATGGGCAGGAGGGAAAAAACAATTGTTTAAAGAAATTGAAAATAGACTTCCTGATGAATATAATAATTATATTGAACCATTTTTTGGTGGGGGCGCAGTTTTTTTTAAATTATGTCCATCACATGCTATAATTAATGATATGAATGTAGAATTAATAAACTGCTATAATCAAGTTAAAAACAATCTTGATCTAGTAATTAAGGAACTTGATAAAATACAAAGTGAGCATAATTTGGTCTCTGATCATGATGAGTATTATTATTCAATTAGAGATTTATTTAATAAACGTCGTTTTTCCGTAGAACTTAATTACGAAGATGCGGCAATGATGATATATTTAAATAAAGCGGGATTTAATGGGATGTATAGAGAAAATAAGAAAGGTTTATTTAATATACCTTCAGGCAAAAAGGAGTTCGTCACTTTATATGTAAAAGATAATTTGATTGAATGTTCAAAACAATTAAAGAAAGCTCGAATTTTTCAAGGCGATTTTGAACAAGTTTGTTTAATGGCTAAAGAAGGGGACTTTGTTTTTATTGATAGTCCATACTATGATACATTTGATACTTATCAAGCTGGAGGCTTTAGTGAAGATGATCATAGGCGATTGGCTAATGTATATAGAATTTTAACGCAAAGAGGAGTAAAATGTATGTTAACTAATAGTGATAAAGACTTTATTAAAAATTTATATAAGGAATATAATATTGATGTTGTAACCGTTACTAGAATGATAGGTTTTAGAAAAGAGAGAAAAAAAGAAAATGAAATTATTGTAACTAATTATTGA
- a CDS encoding DUF3990 domain-containing protein codes for MILYHRSKQIVEYPEIRITKYNKGFYFGFYCTSYVKQAKRWAANR; via the coding sequence ATGATTTTATATCATAGAAGTAAGCAAATAGTTGAATACCCTGAGATAAGAATTACAAAATATAATAAAGGTTTTTATTTTGGATTCTACTGCACTTCTTACGTAAAACAAGCAAAAAGATGGGCTGCGAATAGGTAA
- the cas6 gene encoding CRISPR-associated endoribonuclease Cas6: MKVYEYKVKIKLKEDLEYCQLAEKTSYFIDSVLTENNEFLSYHTSTQYKGYVHDLLYPIEETGIYKKNRVYTMRIRMIEEKIVNYIIGKLSFHETKEIQGVGGEIKIIPKRDIQRIYSITPIILKSPGLGYWRGHMTLEEFEKRLKENLIKKYKFFTGKDVDESLPLYDLIEFKNKVPVKMPYKNINLLGDKIVLEVAQNHQAQELAYLALGVGLLENNSRGFGFVNFKYL, encoded by the coding sequence ATGAAAGTATATGAATATAAGGTAAAAATAAAATTAAAGGAAGATTTAGAATACTGTCAGCTTGCTGAAAAAACAAGCTATTTTATTGATAGTGTATTAACTGAGAATAATGAATTTTTATCATATCATACAAGTACACAATATAAAGGATATGTCCATGATTTATTATATCCAATTGAAGAAACGGGGATATACAAGAAGAATAGAGTATATACTATGCGAATTCGTATGATTGAAGAAAAAATAGTTAATTACATAATAGGAAAATTATCTTTTCATGAAACAAAAGAAATACAAGGTGTAGGAGGAGAAATTAAAATAATCCCCAAAAGAGATATCCAAAGAATATATTCTATAACACCAATTATTTTAAAGAGTCCTGGTCTTGGGTATTGGAGAGGTCATATGACATTAGAAGAGTTTGAAAAAAGATTAAAAGAAAATTTAATCAAAAAATATAAATTCTTTACTGGTAAAGATGTAGATGAGAGTTTGCCATTATATGATCTGATAGAGTTTAAAAATAAAGTTCCAGTGAAAATGCCTTATAAAAATATTAATTTATTAGGTGATAAAATAGTTTTGGAAGTTGCTCAAAATCATCAAGCACAAGAGTTGGCTTATTTAGCATTAGGCGTTGGTTTGTTAGAGAATAACAGTAGAGGATTTGGATTTGTTAATTTTAAATATTTATAG
- a CDS encoding type I CRISPR-associated protein Cas7, translating to MNKRVYGVLGVSSIMANWNADFTGYPKSTSNGDTYGSDKAFKYPMKKMWENQGEKVLYIKSMQLLSDKNGETYLSPLSLKERYEYLFNVNNLKDCKDASEVLKNLFSAIDVKNFGATFAEAGMNISIPGAVQFGQGFNKYSDTEPLEQQILSPFRDANDMEAKNSTLGTKIVSDEAHYFYPFVVNPDAYNEFARLKVTDGYTDDDYLKFKETSLVSATAFATNSKEGCDNEFGLFVETDSHLYLPNLTEYIDFEKGDKQNIININLKEILSGVESQIQTIEVYYNPVTTVINCDLEGVKYFNIVTRKEV from the coding sequence ATGAATAAAAGAGTATATGGAGTTTTAGGAGTCAGTTCTATTATGGCAAATTGGAATGCTGATTTTACAGGATATCCAAAAAGTACAAGTAATGGAGATACTTATGGTAGTGATAAAGCTTTCAAATATCCTATGAAAAAAATGTGGGAAAATCAGGGTGAAAAAGTCCTTTATATTAAATCAATGCAACTTTTATCAGATAAAAATGGAGAGACATATTTATCTCCCCTTAGTTTAAAAGAAAGATACGAGTATTTATTTAATGTTAATAATTTAAAAGATTGTAAAGATGCTTCAGAAGTTTTGAAAAATTTATTTAGTGCCATCGATGTTAAAAATTTTGGTGCTACCTTTGCTGAAGCCGGAATGAATATTTCTATACCAGGTGCTGTGCAATTCGGACAAGGATTTAATAAATATAGCGATACAGAACCTCTAGAACAACAGATTCTTTCTCCTTTCCGCGATGCTAATGATATGGAGGCAAAGAACTCAACTTTAGGAACAAAAATTGTTAGTGATGAAGCTCATTATTTTTATCCATTTGTTGTCAATCCAGACGCCTATAATGAATTTGCAAGATTAAAAGTCACAGATGGTTATACTGATGATGATTATTTGAAGTTCAAAGAAACATCACTTGTTTCAGCGACTGCTTTTGCAACAAATTCAAAAGAAGGCTGTGATAATGAATTTGGATTATTTGTAGAAACTGATAGTCATCTTTATTTACCAAATTTAACAGAATATATTGATTTTGAAAAAGGTGATAAGCAAAATATTATCAATATAAACTTAAAAGAAATCTTGAGTGGAGTAGAATCTCAAATTCAAACAATAGAAGTTTATTATAATCCCGTAACAACAGTCATAAATTGTGATCTTGAAGGAGTTAAATATTTTAATATTGTGACTAGAAAAGAGGTATAA
- the cas5b gene encoding type I-B CRISPR-associated protein Cas5b, giving the protein MKALKFTLKGKTAFFKNPEVNTYYYFTYGNIHKPALLGLFGAILGYQGYESEFDTYPQYYNKLKDLSISIVPSKENGHFYRKIQYFNNSVGYASQEQGGNLVVKEQWLENPEWHIYVQINNEESQNLAEMILNKQCIYTPYLGKNDHLAIIEDAKLVDLHEQDLKDIQIHSLSLASMIEYNWRTAMFKYEEYLPMSLKESTNHYQLEKMLLTDAVVKNSHVPIFSDGEENVTFY; this is encoded by the coding sequence ATGAAAGCTTTGAAATTTACTTTAAAAGGGAAAACAGCTTTCTTTAAAAATCCAGAAGTAAATACTTATTACTATTTTACATATGGCAATATACATAAACCAGCCTTGTTAGGACTTTTTGGAGCTATACTTGGTTATCAAGGTTATGAAAGTGAATTCGATACTTATCCTCAATACTACAATAAACTAAAAGATCTCTCTATTTCAATAGTTCCAAGTAAGGAAAATGGACACTTTTATCGCAAAATACAATATTTTAATAATTCTGTAGGATATGCATCTCAAGAACAAGGGGGTAACCTTGTTGTGAAAGAACAATGGTTAGAAAATCCAGAATGGCATATCTATGTTCAAATAAATAATGAAGAGAGTCAAAACTTAGCAGAAATGATTTTGAATAAGCAATGTATTTATACACCATATCTTGGTAAAAATGATCATCTTGCGATTATAGAAGATGCAAAATTAGTTGACCTTCATGAACAAGATTTAAAAGACATACAGATACATAGTTTATCTTTGGCTTCAATGATAGAATATAATTGGCGAACAGCAATGTTTAAATATGAAGAATACTTGCCAATGAGTTTAAAAGAAAGTACAAATCATTATCAGCTAGAAAAAATGTTATTAACTGATGCTGTAGTCAAAAATAGTCATGTTCCTATATTTTCTGATGGAGAAGAAAATGTTACATTTTATTGA
- a CDS encoding CRISPR-associated helicase/endonuclease Cas3: MLHFIDYNEIIDEHSLFYAHTHDDKKELLKEHIEKCQNYFQKLYDEKNVEKIIQRFQQNLHFQNENASFDFLKELMIQLVSFHDFGKINPEFQRIKMHNRVGKAYSGLTKSEHSFFSAIIYLDYFLDKLSLNSQLVQNDKYIMERIIFEHAYIIARHHSHLENLLQFKQRLKDKQTQYFIKNLLSNPLNGYSGLKYINERKLLLLANHLYDDQPKYSFEESAVHYFYYRLSYSLLVASDYYATSEFMNGYDYNIIGDVLSIQDFQKEYDNCNLMKSIREYEKKDYQGTIKHLDDITEMNHLRSELFLDAEKSLLDNLDASIYFLEAPTGSGKSNTAVNLSFHLMEGRRKMFYIYPFNTLVEQNRQELKKLFPDKKYQNQIVVVNSLTPLPQSNIQCLDIDDSSDFYQKLLLDRQFLNYPFILSTHVSFFNLLFGFQKEDVIGFHQLSESVIVLDEIQSYKNKIWSEMIIMLKACADLMDMKIIIMSATLPNLEELSGQSHVIKHLLPNCQLYYQHTLFKNRVKLHYELLDEKIDLEKLKNHILSHQNKDKKILVEFILKETAYKFYKMLLESKDITVDVKCLTGDDSLIEREKILKPIKLGKTSGLILVATQVIEAGVDIDMDIGYKNISLLDSEEQFLGRINRSCNNSGDVYFFDLDSYKLLYREDFRNSESLTLKSDEMRMILSHKDFPQYYHRVMKTMKNNRNESTDENGLDCFFNEFVYKLNFPLISERMKLIDDNYWSIDVVLCRKLELEDGEILDGWDVWNRYKDLLFNCEMDYSEKQVKLIEIRSQLNYFTYRLKNNVDLHYNDIIGELRCIEDASEFFIDGKLDRDKIGKLNYAFI; encoded by the coding sequence ATGTTACATTTTATTGATTATAATGAAATTATCGATGAACATTCCCTATTCTATGCACATACTCATGATGATAAAAAAGAATTATTAAAAGAGCATATTGAGAAATGTCAAAATTATTTTCAAAAACTATATGATGAAAAAAATGTAGAAAAAATTATTCAAAGATTTCAGCAAAATTTGCATTTTCAAAATGAGAATGCAAGTTTTGACTTTTTAAAAGAATTAATGATTCAACTTGTATCTTTTCATGATTTTGGAAAAATCAATCCTGAATTTCAAAGAATAAAGATGCATAATCGTGTTGGTAAAGCATATAGCGGATTGACAAAGTCAGAGCATTCATTTTTTTCAGCTATTATTTATTTGGATTATTTTCTTGATAAACTATCATTGAATAGTCAATTAGTACAGAATGATAAATATATAATGGAAAGAATTATTTTTGAACATGCATATATTATTGCTAGACATCATAGCCACTTAGAAAATTTATTACAGTTTAAACAACGTTTAAAAGATAAACAAACACAATATTTCATTAAGAACTTATTATCAAATCCGTTAAATGGTTATAGTGGGCTAAAGTATATAAATGAAAGAAAGCTTTTATTACTGGCAAATCATCTTTATGATGATCAACCAAAATATTCTTTTGAAGAATCAGCTGTGCATTATTTCTACTATCGTTTATCTTATTCACTTTTAGTCGCAAGTGATTACTATGCAACGAGTGAGTTTATGAATGGATATGATTATAACATTATAGGGGATGTGCTCTCTATTCAAGACTTTCAAAAAGAGTATGATAATTGTAATTTAATGAAATCAATAAGAGAATATGAAAAAAAAGATTATCAAGGAACAATTAAACATTTAGATGATATTACAGAGATGAATCATTTAAGAAGTGAATTGTTTTTAGATGCAGAAAAAAGTTTATTGGATAATTTAGATGCATCTATATATTTTTTAGAGGCACCTACTGGTAGTGGTAAAAGCAACACAGCAGTTAATCTTAGTTTTCATCTAATGGAAGGTAGAAGGAAAATGTTCTATATTTACCCTTTCAATACACTTGTAGAACAAAACAGACAAGAATTGAAGAAACTTTTTCCTGATAAAAAATATCAGAATCAAATTGTTGTTGTGAATTCATTGACACCACTTCCTCAAAGTAATATCCAATGTTTGGATATTGATGATTCATCAGATTTCTATCAAAAATTATTGTTGGATAGACAGTTTTTAAATTATCCTTTCATTTTATCGACACATGTCAGTTTTTTTAACTTGCTTTTTGGATTTCAAAAAGAAGATGTTATTGGATTTCATCAATTGTCTGAATCAGTGATTGTATTAGATGAAATACAGAGTTATAAAAATAAAATCTGGTCAGAGATGATTATTATGTTAAAAGCATGTGCAGATTTAATGGATATGAAAATTATTATTATGTCTGCTACACTTCCCAATTTAGAAGAATTATCTGGACAAAGTCATGTTATAAAACACTTATTACCTAATTGCCAATTATATTATCAGCATACTTTATTTAAAAATAGAGTAAAGCTTCATTATGAATTATTAGATGAAAAAATAGACTTAGAAAAACTAAAAAATCATATATTAAGCCATCAAAATAAGGATAAGAAAATATTAGTTGAATTTATATTAAAAGAGACAGCATATAAGTTCTATAAAATGTTATTAGAATCTAAGGATATCACTGTGGATGTAAAATGCTTAACAGGAGATGATTCTCTTATAGAACGTGAAAAAATTTTAAAACCGATTAAATTAGGTAAAACATCTGGTCTTATTCTTGTTGCAACGCAAGTTATTGAAGCAGGTGTTGATATTGATATGGATATCGGATATAAAAATATTTCATTACTTGATAGTGAAGAGCAATTTCTTGGACGAATTAATCGCTCTTGTAATAATAGTGGTGATGTCTATTTTTTTGATTTAGATTCCTATAAGTTGCTTTATCGTGAAGATTTCAGAAATAGTGAATCTCTGACTTTAAAAAGTGATGAGATGAGAATGATTCTTTCACATAAAGATTTTCCTCAATATTATCATAGAGTTATGAAAACTATGAAGAATAATAGAAATGAAAGTACTGATGAAAATGGACTTGATTGTTTTTTTAATGAATTTGTGTATAAGTTAAATTTCCCACTGATATCTGAAAGAATGAAATTGATTGACGATAATTATTGGTCTATAGATGTTGTTTTATGTAGAAAACTAGAATTAGAAGATGGTGAAATTCTAGATGGTTGGGATGTTTGGAATCGTTACAAAGATTTATTATTTAATTGTGAAATGGATTATTCTGAGAAACAAGTGAAATTGATTGAAATTAGAAGTCAATTAAATTATTTCACATATCGATTAAAGAACAATGTTGATCTTCATTATAATGATATTATTGGTGAATTACGTTGTATTGAAGATGCAAGTGAATTTTTTATTGATGGAAAGTTAGATAGGGATAAAATAGGGAAATTAAATTATGCTTTTATTTAA
- a CDS encoding CRISPR-associated protein Cas4 gives MKVNGTLMNYYIHCPRQCYLHAHRLNLENNSEDVKIGKALHESKYLNDENAEIAIENIRLDKLTKEYLTETKKSDADVEASRWQLIFYLYKLKEKGIERKGKLEFVQKNKEKKTVIIELNAQLEKELFIKMNEIESLLESEQVPDVVEKKHCKKCAYYEYCYI, from the coding sequence ATGAAGGTGAATGGAACATTAATGAATTATTATATTCACTGTCCAAGACAATGTTATTTACATGCTCATAGGCTTAATTTAGAGAATAATAGTGAAGATGTCAAAATAGGAAAAGCATTGCATGAAAGTAAGTATTTAAATGATGAGAATGCTGAAATTGCTATTGAGAATATTAGATTGGATAAGTTGACAAAAGAATATCTTACAGAAACTAAAAAAAGTGATGCAGATGTAGAAGCAAGTCGTTGGCAATTAATTTTTTATCTATATAAACTCAAAGAAAAGGGAATAGAAAGAAAAGGTAAGTTGGAATTTGTTCAGAAAAATAAAGAAAAGAAAACTGTAATTATTGAATTAAATGCTCAATTAGAAAAAGAATTGTTCATAAAAATGAATGAAATTGAAAGTTTGTTAGAGAGTGAACAAGTTCCTGATGTCGTAGAAAAGAAACATTGTAAAAAATGTGCTTATTACGAATATTGTTATATCTAG
- the cas1b gene encoding type I-B CRISPR-associated endonuclease Cas1b produces the protein MGSTKYITSMGELSRKDNSLCFRKNQKNVYLPIENIKEIYCMNEISINTKLLDYLSSKNIVIHFFNYYGFYSGTFYPREQYNSGRLLVKEVESYHSEKRIIIAQKIVKAIAVNIDEVLYHYYKHDVKEVKQTIDWIRKDFKKLLFEQTDIQSIMLLEGELWQRFYSTFQFILPDDFMLNKRVRRPPDNPINALISFGNSLLYTKCISVIYQTHLNQTISYLHEPSESRFSLSLDISEMFKPIIVFKTIFDLVNNKKLRVKDHFEKKVNYCILNESGRQIFIQAFEERLDKTFVNKKLNRKMTYKTAIKMDCYKLIKYLLEDRDFEFFSLKEGQ, from the coding sequence ATGGGATCAACAAAGTATATTACAAGTATGGGTGAATTGAGTCGTAAAGATAATTCGTTATGTTTTAGAAAAAATCAGAAGAATGTTTATTTGCCAATAGAAAACATCAAAGAAATTTATTGTATGAATGAGATTTCAATAAATACAAAGCTACTTGATTATCTTTCTAGTAAAAATATAGTGATTCATTTTTTCAATTATTACGGATTTTATTCTGGAACGTTTTATCCAAGAGAACAGTATAACAGTGGAAGATTATTGGTTAAAGAAGTTGAATCTTATCATTCAGAAAAAAGAATTATTATTGCACAGAAAATTGTAAAGGCTATTGCTGTCAATATTGATGAAGTTTTATATCATTATTATAAACATGATGTCAAGGAGGTGAAACAAACTATAGATTGGATTCGTAAAGACTTTAAGAAATTATTGTTTGAACAAACAGATATTCAATCCATTATGCTATTAGAAGGAGAGTTATGGCAACGATTCTATTCAACTTTCCAATTTATTTTACCTGATGATTTCATGCTTAATAAGCGTGTAAGAAGACCACCAGATAATCCAATTAATGCTCTTATTTCATTTGGAAATTCTTTATTGTATACAAAGTGTATTTCTGTTATATATCAGACACATTTGAATCAAACAATTAGTTATCTTCATGAACCAAGTGAAAGTAGATTTTCATTAAGCTTAGATATCAGCGAAATGTTTAAACCTATTATTGTTTTTAAAACAATATTTGATCTAGTTAATAATAAAAAGTTAAGAGTAAAAGATCATTTTGAAAAGAAAGTTAATTATTGTATTCTTAATGAGTCAGGAAGACAAATATTTATTCAGGCTTTTGAAGAAAGATTAGATAAAACTTTTGTAAATAAGAAACTAAATCGTAAAATGACTTATAAAACTGCTATTAAAATGGATTGTTATAAATTAATTAAATACTTATTAGAAGATAGAGATTTTGAATTCTTTTCATTGAAAGAAGGTCAATAA
- the cas2 gene encoding CRISPR-associated endonuclease Cas2, with the protein MKKKYNYNYAIVFYDIGEKRVQKVFKICKKYLSHFQYSVFRGDITPSNLISLKTELNNVIDKDEDFICIIKTFNENVFDEEILGNKKSESDELII; encoded by the coding sequence ATGAAGAAAAAGTATAATTATAATTATGCAATAGTATTTTATGATATTGGAGAAAAACGTGTACAGAAGGTCTTTAAAATATGTAAAAAATATTTATCACATTTTCAATATTCTGTCTTTAGAGGTGATATTACTCCATCAAATTTGATTTCTTTAAAAACTGAACTGAACAATGTTATTGATAAGGATGAAGATTTTATATGTATTATAAAAACATTTAATGAAAATGTCTTTGATGAAGAAATTTTAGGAAATAAAAAGAGTGAGAGTGATGAATTAATCATATAA